A single region of the Fusarium fujikuroi IMI 58289 draft genome, chromosome FFUJ_chr05 genome encodes:
- a CDS encoding probable ornithine decarboxylase antizyme: MAPMNNQNLNYSSNYGEAAAQKVNVLASCYLVDSAANLKGLHYCTTGGPSGIPEVPSSGLPSPPTSPPLAALTSSNELALLPKSKKREIPGRRLGRRGGAALSIREECERFFCESMKTIFHGERNSSMNGSGLSGAFLPTPPSDDRLPEHFKPVSDDKLPAYNVTAWLEMWDYAGGASFRAFVADDGEEKSLFVFFDIEGVLGRDLKKALMALIELADGPLDCAHIVTCIDRRIPADDVHSLTKSLQWVGFDMVTLDHWAQGLDVTSKKWMLMGMEL, encoded by the exons aTGGCGCCAATGAATAATCAGAATTTGAATTACAGTAGTAATTACGGCGAGGCCGCTGCCCAGAAGGTCAACGTCCTTGCCTCTTGCTACCTCGTCGACTCTGCCGCCAACCTCAAGGGCCTCCACTACTGCACTACCGGG GGGCCGAGTGGTATTCCTGAGGTCCCTTCCTCAGGACTACCCTCCCCTCCAACAAGCCCCCCCCTCGCCGCACTAACCTCGTCTAACGAGCTCGCCCTTCTgcccaagagcaagaagcgCGAGATCCCAGGCCGGCGCCTGGGTCGACGAGGGGGGGCAGCACTTTCGATCAGGGAAGAATGTGAGAGATTCTTTTGCGAGTCCATGAAGACGATTTTCCACGGTGAGAGGAATTCGTCCATGAATGGCTCCGGCCTGTCTGGTGCTTTTTTACCAACGCCGCCGTCCGATGACCGGCTCCCTGAACACTTCAAGCCTGTTTCTGATGACAAGCTACCTGCCTACAATGTTACCGCTTGGCTGGAGATGTGGGACTATGCTGGTGGAGCGAGCTTCCGTGCCTTTGTTGCTGACGACGGAGAGGAGAAAtctctctttgtcttcttcgatatcgaagGCGTACTTGGCCGAGACCTGAAAAAGGC TCTGATGGCACTTATCGAACTGGCTGACGGTCCTCTGGACTGTGCACATATCGTCACTTGCATAGATAGACGCATCCCTGCTGACGACGTCCACTCTTTGACAAAGAGTCTACAGTGGGTTGGCTTCGACATGGTTACTCTAGACCACTGGGCTCAAGGTCTCGATGTCACGAGCAAGAAGTGGATGCTGATGGGTATGGAGCTATAG
- a CDS encoding probable bifunctional histidine biosynthesis protein hishf, with protein sequence MPTVHLLDYVAGNIRSLVNAIEKSGYEVEWVRSPEDVPKAEKLILPGVGHFGHCLSQLSQAGYLEPVRKHIADGKPFFAVCVGLQALFEGSVEDPDVPGLGVVPASLDRFEDSSKSVPHIGWNNAFTAGRAMYDLQPDSKYYYVHSYKCPYKPGELESQGWTVATGTYGTETFVGAIAKGNIFATQFHPEKSGTAGLKTIRAFLTGEGAKNLGTVVDEAVANAPIRFEDSLTRRVIACLDVRTNDQGDLVVTKGDQYDVREKGDDRNVRNLGKPVEMAKKYYESGADEVTFLNITSFRDCPVADLPMLEILRQTSRTVFVPLTIGGGIRDTMDTDGTKVSALEIASMYFKSGADKVSIGSDAVLAAEEYYSIGRKLFGNTAIEQISRAYGNQAVVVSVDPKRVYVPKPDATRHNIIKTQFPGPKGEEYCWYACTIKGGRETRDMDVVELAQAVEAMGAGEILLNCIDKDGTNTGFDHELINQVKRAIKIPVIASSGAGNPVHFEEVFEKTATDAALGAGMFHRGEYTVKQVKDYLKERGLKVRQFEE encoded by the exons ATGCCCACCGTTCACCTGTTGGACTATGTCGCTGGCAACATCAGGAGCCTGGTAAATGCCATTGAGAAGTCTGGCTACGAAGTAGAATGGGTCAGATCACCGGAAGACGTTCCAAAGGCAGAG AAACTCATCCTCCCCGGTGTCGGCCACTTTGGTCATTGTCTGTCCCAACTGTCCCAAGCTGGCTATCTTGAGCCAGTTCGAAAGCACATTGCTGATGGAAAGCCGTTCTTCGCGGTATGTGTCGGCTTACAAGCCCTATTTGAGGGTTCTGTAGAGGACCCCGACGTCCCCGGCCTCGGAGTCGTTCCAGCTTCCTTGGATCGTTTTGAAGACTCAAGTAAATCTGTCCCCCACATCGGTTGGAACAATGCTTTCACAGCTGGACGAGCCATGTATGATCTTCAACCAGACTCCAAGTACTACTATGTTCACTCTTACAAGTGCCCCTACAAGCCGGGCGAGCTTGAGTCCCAAGGGTGGACTGTCGCTACTGGAACCTATGGTACCGAGACTTTTGTAGGCGCCATTGCGAAAGGAAACATTTTTGCAACCCAGTTTCACCCTGAAAAGTCTGGCACTGCAGGTTTAAAAACGATCCGGGCTTTCCTCACAGGTGAAGGTGCAAAGAATCTTGGTACCGTGGTTGACGAGGCTGTCGCCAATGCCCCGATCAGATTCGAGGACAGCTTAACACGGCGAGTCATTGCCTGTCTGGATGTGAGGACAAATGACCAGGGTGACTTGGTCGTTACAAAGGGTGATCAGTACGACGTTCGCGAGAAGGGTGATGACCGCAACGTGCGAAACCTCGGCAAGCCTGTCGAGATGGCTAAGAAATATTACGAATCCGGTGCCGACGAGGTGActttcctcaacatcacttCTTTCCGAGACTGCCCTGTTGCCGATCTCCCTATGCTCGAGATTCTTCGTCAAACGTCTCGCACCGTCTTTGTGCCCTTGACTATCGGCGGTGGCATTCGTGACACCATGGATACTGACGGCACAAAGGTCTCAGCCCTTGAGATCGCGAGCATGTATTTCAAGTCTGGCGCTGACAAGGTCTCAATCGGCTCCGACGctgttcttgctgctgaagaGTACTACTCTATAGGCCGCAAGCTCTTCGGCAATACTGCCATTGAACAGATCTCACGTGCCTATGGCAACCAAGCCGTCGTTGTGAGCGTTGATCCCAAGCGTGTCTATGTTCCCAAGCCTGATGCCACCCGTCACAACATCATAAAGACACAGTTCCCTGGTCCTAAGGGTGAGGAATACTGCTGGTACGCTTGCACAATCAAGGGTGGTCGTGAGACTCGTGACATGGATGTTGTCGAGCTTGCCCAAGCCGTTGAGGCAATGGGAGCCGGAgagatccttctcaactGCATTGATAAGGACGGTACCAATACTGGGTTTGACCACGAGCTCATCAACCAGGTGAAGAGAGCTATCAAGATCCCCGTCATTGCCTCCAGCGGTGCTGGTAACCCGGTTCATTTCGAGGAAGTCTTTGAGAAGACTGCTACGGATGCTGCTTTGGGGGCCGGTATGTTCCACCGCGGCGAGTACACCGTTAAACAGGTAAAGGACTACTTGAAGGAAAGGGGTCTCAAAGTAAGACAATTTGAGGAATGA
- a CDS encoding related to VPS62-Vacuolar Protein Sorting codes for MIWLRRFTILLSFMLLISFGAWLLPRILDPTTKGPERRARDRRWVNSSPYFLDRQACRWISLCGLHHLRSDPASRGNNEDEEPEWGELKRRSLAWEPDEIPRLDHKRDINQRRRVLRDIPDYVTKYAPLVHLYSGEEFWPSDMRQHVEHMTAYADDEPINSTKKWTLHNLHELNKYSGKITLRSDDDVESRPSWLHSHYNVPKPFPDDKDDGENGDIPVGNPGGKPEAREPSTWYDVDKTRPVHKISDPRNRKFQNRRRSEPNSHKPDANGYSAAPAVLVVVDKGSGIVDAFWFFFYSYNLGQTVLNIRFGNHVGDWEHCMMRFEHGIPRGVFFSEHEGGQAYAFEAVEKRGGRPVIYSAVGSHAMYALPGNHAYILPFKLLKDVTDKGPLWDPSLNNYAYHYDYTKEGNHESDEQHEPLSLVPAASNPHAPTSWFHYQGHWGDEVYSLADPRQWRFFGQYHYVTGPDGPRFKTLNRTKMCQNQNCRILYNLDPRNTWY; via the coding sequence ATGATTTGGTTACGCCGCTTCACCATATTACTCTCTTTCATGCTGCTTATCTCCTTTGGCGCATGGCTGCTTCCCCGTATACTAGACCCAACCACGAAAGGCCCTGAGCGGCGCGCCAGAGATCGACGATGGGTAAACAGCAGCCCGTACTTTCTGGATCGTCAGGCCTGTCGCTGGATTAGTCTGTGCGGACTACATCACTTGCGCAGTGATCCTGCCTCTCGTGGGAATAATGAGGACGAAGAGCCAGAATGGGGAGAGCTCAAGCGTCGCTCTCTTGCCTGGGAGCCTGATGAGATTCCCCGTCTGGATCACAAGAGAGATATCAATCAACGACGCAGGGTCCTCCGCGATATCCCCGACTATGTTACAAAGTATGCGCCGTTAGTTCACCTCTACTCTGGGGAAGAGTTTTGGCCCTCGGACATGCGTCAGCACGTAGAACATATGACTGCCTacgccgatgatgagcctATTAACTCGACTAAGAAGTGGACGCTTCACAACTTGCACGAGCTGAATAAGTATTCTGGCAAGATCACTCTCCGAagtgatgacgatgtcgaGTCTCGTCCCAGTTGGCTGCACAGCCATTACAATGTTCCCAAGCCGTTTCCTGACGACAAAGACGATGGCGAAAACGGCGATATACCGGTAGGAAATCCTGGAGGGAAACCCGAGGCCCGGGAGCCCAGCACCTGGTATGATGTCGACAAAACACGGCCTGTCCACAAGATTTCTGACCCTAGAAATCGAAAATTTCAGAACCGTCGTCGTTCGGAGCCCAACAGTCACAAACCGGATGCCAATGGCTACTCAGCAGCTCCTGCAGTGCTTGTTGTGGTTGACAAGGGGTCGGGCATTGTTGACGccttctggttcttcttctactCCTACAACCTCGGCCAAACTGTCCTGAACATTCGGTTCGGTAACCATGTGGGTGACTGGGAGCACTGCATGATGCGCTTCGAGCACGGCATTCCCCGTGGTGTCTTTTTCTCAGAGCATGAGGGTGGGCAGGCGTACGCATTCGAAGCTGTCGAAAAGCGCGGTGGCAGACCCGTCATCTATTCGGCTGTGGGCTCCCACGCAATGTACGCGCTACCAGGAAACCATGCTTACATCCTGCCattcaagcttctcaaggatgtTACGGATAAGGGACCTCTCTGGGACCCCTCTCTTAACAATTACGCATACCATTACGACTATACGAAAGAGGGCAATCATGAATCGGACGAACAACACGAACCGCTGAGTCTTGTCCCCGCGGCATCAAACCCTCACGCACCGACATCTTGGTTCCATTATCAAGGGCATTGGGGTGACGAAGTCTACTCTCTCGCCGACCCCCGTCAGTGGCGTTTCTTCGGTCAGTATCACTACGTCACTGGCCCAGATGGACCTAGGTTCAAAACTCTCAATCGTACAAAAATGTGTCAAAATCAGAATTGTAGAATTCTCTACAACCTAGATCCGAGGAACACGTGGTACTAG